The Desulfarculaceae bacterium DNA window GCTGGGGCCCGCCCGTGGCAACGGCGGGGAAAGCTCAGGCGGCCAGGCGCGACTGCTCCAGGCTGTCGGAGAGCACCCGGTGCACCTCGGCCATCAGGGTCTTGGAGTTCTTTTTCACCGCCGGGTCGTCCACCACGGGCAACACCCGCACGCTGATGTGGCCGGGCCGGATGTCCAGGCTCTTGGCGGCCAGGACCTTGGCCGCGCCCTCGATGGCGATGGGCAAAACGTCGGCCCCGGCCTGGGAGGCCAGCACAAAGGCGCCGCGCTTGAACTCGCCCAGGCGGCCATCGGCCGAGCGGGTGCCCTCGGCAAAAAACAGCACCGCGCTGCCCCCCTTGATGCGCTCCACCGCCTGGCGCATGAGCACCCCGGCCTGGCCGCCGGTGCCACGCTCCACGAAGATGTAGCCCGCCTTTTTCATGGCATAGCCCCACAGGGGCACCTTGCCCAGCTCGGCCTTGACCACGAACTTGAAGTCCACGGGCAGGCGGGCCAAGAGAGCCAGGATGTCGAACATGCTGGTGTGGTTGCACACCAAAACCAGGGGCTCGGTGCGGTTGGCCGGGGGCAGGTTCTCCGCGCCGATGAGATCGGCCTTCACCCGGCAGCCCCACAGCAGCACCCGCGCCCAGATCTGGGCGGAGTAGAAGTGGGTGGCCCGGCCGGTGGAATCGAACAGGAACAGGATGATGGCCCAGGTGCTAAACACCGCGGTCATGGTCAGAACGTATACATAGGCCCACAGGAGCCAGAGGCGGTGGGCCGCCCCGGACAAGGGATTACTCACAACTGGCAGCTCCACTCCACCAAAGAGGCCCCCCAGGTGAGGCCCGCGCCGAAAGTTACCATCAAGAGCTTGTCGCAAGGGGCCAGGCAGCCGGCCCGGGCGGCCTCGGCCAGAGCCATCGGGATCGAGGCCGAGGAGGTGTTGCCGTACTTCTCGATGGTGGTGAAGACCTTTTCCTGGGCCATGCCCAAGCGCTGGGCCAAGGCGTTGATGATGCGGATGTTGGCCTGGTGGGGCACCATCAGGGCCAGCTCGCTCACCTCCACGCCGGCCTTTTCCAGGGTCCAGCGGGTGATCTCCTCCAGGCACTCCACCGCCTTCTTGAACAGCTTCTGGCCGTCCATGACCAGGTAGTAGGGCTTGAGGTCGCCCACTCCGGGCACCACCTCCAGGCCCTGGCGCGCCTCGGGCAGGTCCACCGAGTAGAGCAGGTTGCCGAAGGAGCCGTCGGAGCGCAGGTGGATGGAGCGGATGCCGGTGTCCTTTTCGGTGCGGCTGAGCACCACCGCCCCGGCCCCGTCGCCCAGGAGCACGCAGGTGCCCCGGTCGTTCCAGTTGGTCACCGAGGAAAGCACCTCGGCCCCTATCACCAGGGCGTTCTCCGCCTCGCCGCAGCGGATGGCGTTGTTGGCCACGCTGAGGGCGTAGATGAAGCCCGAGCAGCCGGCGGACACGTCCATGCTGGCCGCCCGCTTGGCCCCGATTTTTTCCTGGATGAAGCAGGCGCAGGAGGGGAACTGGCGGTCCGGGGTCACCGTGCCCACCACCACCAGGTCCAAATCGCCCGGGTCCACCCCTGCGGCCTCCAGGGCCTGGCGGGCGGCGCGGGCGCCCATCTCGCTGGTTCTCACTCCGTTGGTGGCGATGCGCCGTTCCTTGATGCCGGTGCGGCGGGTGATCCAGTCGTCGCTGGTGTCCACCACCTTTTCCAGGTCTTGGTTGGTCAACACGGCCTCGGGAGTGTAAGACCCGGTGCCTCTGACTTCGGCGTTGTACATGTTGGGGCCTCGGGCCTTTCCCTGGCGGGAGAAAGCCGGTTAATCGACGCTGGGCCGCCCGGCCCCGCGCCCGGCGAAGGAGCGGAATGTGGGGCCGGAGCAGAGCAGAGGTTCACCGGGGCAGGCGGCGGCGCGAGAAATTAAACAATACCCATAACCCCTAGGGGTTCCTTGGCGGCCAATAGTACCATCCCGGCCGGGAAAAGCCCAGCCCGCTTTTGCCAAAAACCCCGGCGCGATGCGGGTGAATACAATTCATCCCCATGGGGTCGGGGCCTCGGCTTGCTGGGGGTTGACTGGGGCGGGCGCCCCCGTGCAAACTGGACAACCAAGGGGTTCTGCACGGCCAAGGGCCGGACCAATCTATTGCTCTGGGGGTGAGCAAGGAACCAATACCGTGAAGGCAGCAGTGTGCATGGCCGCTTTGGCGGCCTTGCTGTTCGTTGCGGCCCCTTTGCCCCAGGCGGCCACCACCACCCTTCTTTTGCAGGTCTCCAACGCCACCGGCCACGGCCTCAAGATCCAGGCGGGCGGCTCTTGGTTCAACTCCACTCAGATCATTCCCAACGGCGGCCAGCACCCCTTTAACATCCAGTTGAGCGCCCGCTTCATGACCGAGCGGCGCTACCCGGTCTCCGCCGAGATCTACAACAGCGAAACCAACCAACTGATGGGCGCCGGGGAAATCCTGCTCGGCCGCCTGCCCCGAGGGCCTCAATTGCCAGGCAGACGCCCGGCCGGGGCACCTGCCGGTTGTTCATAACCGTGGGGCAATAGCTTATTGCCCTAGTGCAAGGGGGTAATGCACATGAAGAGGATTTCGTGCCTGGTTGTCCTGGCGGTTCTCCTCTTGGCAGCGGCCCCGGCGGCCCCGGCGGCCGAAACCACCATGCTCATGAAGTTCACCAACCAGACCAAGGCGCCGGTGAAGGTGACCATGTTGGGAGAGGGCTACTCGGCCAGCCAGACCGCAGCCCCGGGCAAGAGCGTCACCTTCAGCACAACCGACAAGGCCTGGCTGGATCGCCACCACGCCTACGCCTATACCTTCATGGCCCGCAGCGAAGAGCCGGGCAACATCAACTGCCGGTGGCAGGTCGCCCTGGGCAATATCTGGACCACGGACCCGATGGTGGTCAGCTGCGACGCCAACATCAACTTCGGGGACTGCAAGGTGACCAAGCACAAGCGCTCCATGGCCAAATGCATCGTCGGGATAAGCACCTCGGACTAAAAAAACGAGCCGCCGATACGCGGGGCGCGGCGTCCTCAAGACCGGGACGCGCGCCCCTCTTTTGTGCCATAATCAGGCCGTACACCCCCGCGGTCCGCGGAAAGAGCAATTGCGGTGCGCTACCTGCCCCTGCTGTGCCTGGCCTTGGCTCTGGCCGCCCCTATCCCCTCGGCGGCCGAGGATCAGTTCGGCTCCTTCAACCTCTCGCTGCAAAACGACTCCACGGCCACGGTGGCCTACCGGGTCAACCGGGGAGATCCCGTGGAGTTGGCCCCAGGCCACGGCGGCACCTGGTCCCAGGGCTTCGACGCCGACGCCCTGGCCGCCAGCCCCACCTACGCCTTCCAGGTGTCGCTGGCCCCCGTGGGCGGCGGCCCCTCCTGCTCCGCCCGGGTCATGGTGCAGGTAAACGCCTGGGGCGACGACTATCTGTTCTCCTGCGCCCCCCGCCGCGAGATCCTGGGCCCCTGCCTGATCACCTGCGACTACGACAACGTGGGGCCGGACACCAGCGCCAGCATCACCTACCGCCCCGGCCAATAGGTCTTTCCCGCCCTTGCCGGGGCCGGGCATTTGGGGCTATCCTCGGAACTGTCGCATACCCGAGGAGGCCCCTTGCTTTTTCCCGTTTCCGGCGTCGAGACCCCCCTGTGGCTGCCCCCCCTAGTGGCCTTTGTCATCAGCCTGTTCACCTCCATGGGCGGGGTGAGCGGGGCCTTTCTGCTGCTGCCCTTTCAGATGAGCTTTCTGGGCTTCACCTCCCCGGCGGTGAGCCCCACCAACCTGGTGTTCAACATCGTGGCCATCCCCGCCGGGGTGTGGCGCTATCTGCGCGAGGGGCGCATGGTCTGGCCGCTGACCTGGGTGGTCATCGCGGGCACCCTGCCCGGCGTGGTGGCGGGCGGCTTCGTGCGCCTGGAGTGGCTGCCCGATCCCGGCCCCTTCAAGGCCTTCGTGGGCTGCGTGCTCTTGTACATCGGGGCGCGCATGTTCTGGGACTTGATGGCCCAGCGCCGCAAGGCCCGCGCCGCCCAGCGCCAGCGCACCCCCATGCTGGAGGGCCAGCCCGCCTCCTTCATCGTGGAGGACTGCCGCCTGACCCCGCGGCGGCTCAGCTTCCGCTTCGCGGGGCAAGAGTACGCCTGCTCCACCGTGGGCATCTTCGGCCTGTCCCTGGCCGTGGGCATGGTGGGCGGGGTCTACGGCATCGGGGGTGGGGCCATCGTGGCACCGTTTTTCGTGGCGGTGTTCGGCCTGCCGGTGCACGCCGTGGCCGGGGCGGCCCTGATGGGCACCTTTGTCACCAGCGTTGTGGGGGTGGCCTTTTACCAGGCCGTGGCCCCCTGGTACGCCGGGCAGATGGCCGTGGCCCCGGACTGGCTCCTGGGAGCGCTCTTCGGCCTGGGCGGGGTGGCGGGCATGTACTGCGGGGCGCGGCTCCAGCGCTTCGTCAAGCCAATGTGGCTCAAGCTCATGCTGGGGGTCATTCTCTTGATCGTGGCGGGCAAGTACGTGGGGGGCTATCTGCTGAACTAGGCCCCGCTCCGCATCAATGGAAATCAGCGGGGCCGGACCGGACGATTTTTTACCCGAAGAGCACCTTGACCAGCCAGTCGACCCCCAAGGCCAGCAGCTTTTCCTCGTCCTCCAAGGCCTCGGCCACCCGCTCGCCATCAAAGCCGAACTTATCACCAAACCCCGGCGAGGCCGCCAGGGGCCGGAAGGCCTCCAGGTTGTACAGGGCGCTGATAAAGGCGTGGGTCTGCTGGTCGTTGAGGCTCACCTTGCCCTTGCGGGCCGGGTGCATGAACAGCCCCAGGGCCTGGTTGTTGGCCGCCTGATAAGGGGCCAGGCCCTGGTCCTCTATCCAGGTTTCTATGGTCAGCTCGTCGGGCTGGTCCCAGCCCAGGCAGCCGGGGGTTTCGCCGCGCAGAAAGACTTCCCTGGGCGGGCGGCCGCCTTTGCCGGGCTGCACGGCCCGGGCCAGGGGGTAGATGCGGCAGCAGGTGGGGCGGTGGGCGTAGACCGCGCAGCCCTGCTCGCTGACAAAGGGGCACACGCCCTCGGGAGTCAGGCGGATGCGCAGGGCGGGCCAGCCGGAAACCGGGTCGGCCTCCAGCTCCACGTGCTCTGCCAGCACCTCGGCCGCCGGGCGGCCCAGGGCGGTGCGCAGGCGCAGAAAGTCGTAGGGCAACAGGGGCAGGCGCTTATCGCGGCAGCAGGAGTTGAAGCAGGCCAGGCCGGGGCGGCAGGCAAAGCAAAAGGGCTCGTCAACCGACAGGCGTCGGCCGCCCAGGTCGCCGCCCGCCTCGATCATTACTTGCCCTCGCCCTCTTCCAGCCACTCCATGATCATCACCGCCGCCGACACCGTGGTCACCCACTTGCCGTCCTTGGGGCCCACCGCGGTCTGGGTCAGCTCGGAGGTCTTGACGATCTGGCCGGACATGCGGAACACCTGCTTCTTCTCGTCCCAGCTCTGGTCCACGTCGAAGTCGATGCCCAGGGTGGTGGCCAACATCTCGGCGGCCAGGTCCTCGGCGTAGTCGCCCGAGACCTTGGCGCTCTGGCCGAAGCCCTTGTGCTCGCTGAGGTAGCCGTGCAGCTTGCGGTCGCTGGGCAGGGCCAGGCCGATGGAGGAGGAGATGAGCCGGTGGGGCTCGTTGGTCTCGTTGCGGGCCATGACGCAGAACAGGATCTGGCCGGGCACCAGCATGTTCTGCCCCTTTTGTCGGCTGATGAGCTTGCATTCCGGCGGGAAGATGGAGGACACGTGCACCAGGTTCTGGTTGGCGATGCCCGCCGCCCGAAGAGCCAACTCGAAGCTGGCCAACTGCTCCTTGTGCGTACCCTTACCCCGGGTCAGGTAAATGTATTTGGGCACCAGCACGGCGACCTCCTCTGTGAAAGGGCTTATTGCTTTGTATAATTAAGCTACTCTTATGGCCGTGGGGGGGTGTTTCGTCAATACCCCGGGGGCATTTTTGTAGGCGCGGCCCATCTGGCGCCAGGGGCGCCTCCTGCTATACTGCAAGAATCCTACTTGCCGGGAGAGTCCCTTGGAGCCCAAACGTTGTAAAGTGCTCACCTTCGGCGGGGTGAAGCAGCCCCGGATCGAAGACTGCCGGGCGGCGATCATCCCCGCCCCCCTGGAGGTCACGGTGACCTATGGCGAGGGCGCGGCCCAGGGCCCCCTGGCCATCATCAGCGCCTCGGCCAACATGGAGCTCTACGACGAGGTGCTGGACGCGGTGCCCATGGACCACGGCATCTACACCCACTCCCGGGTGGAGACCTCGGGCGCTCTGGACATCTCTTTGGCCCGCATCAAGGAAGCGGTGACCGACGAGCTGGACAACGGCCGTTTGCCCGTGGTGCTGGGCGGCGAACACACCGTCACCGTGGGCGCGCTGCGGGCCCTGGTGGACCACTACGGCCCCACCTTCACCGTGCTGGTGCTGGACGCCCACCTGGACATGCGCGACCAGTACGAGGGCGCCAAGCTGAGCCACGCCACGGTGAGCCGCCGGGCCCTGGACATGGGCCTGGACGTGCGCTGGGTGGGGGCCCGCTCCTGCTCCGAAGGCGAGGCCGTTTTCATCAAGGAACATGGCTTGAAGCCCATGTGGGCCCATCAGGTGCACGCCGATCCCCTGTGGGTGGACCGCGCCCTGGAGGGCCTCAGCGGCCCGGTTTACATCAGCCTGGACGTGGACGGCCTGGACGCCTCGCTCATGCCCGCCACCGGCACCCCCGAGCCCGGCGGACTGGACTTCGTGCAGGTGAGCAACTGGCTGGAGGCGGTGTGCGCCCGCCACGAGGTGCTGGGCCTGGACATGGTGGAGCTGGCCCCCCTGGCCGGCATGACCGCCCCGGACTTCACCGCCGCCCGCCTGCTCTACCGTGCCCTGGGCCTTATCTTCCGAGGAAAGAAATGAGCCGCAAGCTAGCCGGCCCGGCCATCGCGCCGCGCCCCCTGGACAAGGGCCTGTCCACCGTGCAGTTGGTGGACAACTACTTTTTGGCCTACAACGCCGCCCGCCTGCGCGAGGCCTGCCAGCTCTGGGCCAAGCGCATGGCCGCGCCCGACGTGACCGTCGGCCTCACCCTCACCGGGGCCCTGACCCCCGCCGGGCTGGGGCCCTCCTGCCTGGTGCCCCTGGTGCGGCGCGGCCTGGTGGACTTCATCATCAGCACCGGGGCCAACCTCTACCACGACGCCCACTTCGCCCTGGGCCTCTCGCTGCACCGCTCCAGCCCCTTTGCCGACGACACCGCGCTCCGCGAAAAGGGCCTGGTGCGCATCTACGACATCGTGATGGATTACACGGTCTTGCTCAAGACCGACAGCTTCTTCCGCGAGATGATGCAGGCGCCGGAGTTCCAGCGGCCCCTGGGCACCGCGGAGTTCCACTATTTGGCCGGCAAGTACCTGGCCGAGCGCCAGCGCATCCTGGGCGGGGGCGACTCCAGCCTGCTGGCCGCCTGCCATGAGATGGAGGTGCCGGTCTACGCCGCCAGCCCGGGCGATTCCAGCATCGGCATGAACGCGGCCGCCCTGGCCCTCAAGGGCTCGGGCTTCGCCTGGGACGTCAACCGCGACGTGAACGAGACCGCCGGTTTGGTGCTTCGGGCCAAGCGGGGCGGGGGCAAGACCGGGGTGGCCATCCTGGGCGGCGGCGCGCCCAAGAACTTCATGCTCCAGACCGAGCCCCACATCCAGGAGGTGTTGGGCATCGACGAGAAGGGGCACGACTACTTCTTGCAGATCACCGACGCCCGGCCCGACACCGGCGGCCTGAGCGGGGCCACGCCTTCGGAGGCGGTGAGCTGGGGCAAGGTGGACCCCGAGGGCCTGCCCGGCACCGTGGTCTGCTACACCGACACCACCATCGCCCTGCCGGTGATCACCAGCTACCTCTTCGAGGCGGTGGGTTCCCGCGAGCCCAAGCGCCTCTACGCCCACCGCGACGAGGCCCTGGAGCTGCTGCGCCAGGAGGCGGGCTAGGACACCGCGATCCGGTCCAGCACCCAGCCGCGCTGCCAGCGGGCGGCGCGGTGGAAGCAGGCCCAGGGGGTGTTCGGGAAATCGGGCGCCCCGGCGTAGGCCAGGAACCACTCGTTCTCCCAGCCCGGCGCGCCCAGGCTCTCCGGGTCCAGCACCTCGCCCAGGGCCTGGTTAATCCACTCGTCGGGATCATAGGCCCAGTCGCGGCCCAGGCCCGCGAACATGTCGCCGAAGA harbors:
- a CDS encoding ketoacyl-ACP synthase III — encoded protein: MYNAEVRGTGSYTPEAVLTNQDLEKVVDTSDDWITRRTGIKERRIATNGVRTSEMGARAARQALEAAGVDPGDLDLVVVGTVTPDRQFPSCACFIQEKIGAKRAASMDVSAGCSGFIYALSVANNAIRCGEAENALVIGAEVLSSVTNWNDRGTCVLLGDGAGAVVLSRTEKDTGIRSIHLRSDGSFGNLLYSVDLPEARQGLEVVPGVGDLKPYYLVMDGQKLFKKAVECLEEITRWTLEKAGVEVSELALMVPHQANIRIINALAQRLGMAQEKVFTTIEKYGNTSSASIPMALAEAARAGCLAPCDKLLMVTFGAGLTWGASLVEWSCQL
- a CDS encoding arginine decarboxylase, pyruvoyl-dependent: MLVPKYIYLTRGKGTHKEQLASFELALRAAGIANQNLVHVSSIFPPECKLISRQKGQNMLVPGQILFCVMARNETNEPHRLISSSIGLALPSDRKLHGYLSEHKGFGQSAKVSGDYAEDLAAEMLATTLGIDFDVDQSWDEKKQVFRMSGQIVKTSELTQTAVGPKDGKWVTTVSAAVMIMEWLEEGEGK
- a CDS encoding sulfite exporter TauE/SafE family protein → MLFPVSGVETPLWLPPLVAFVISLFTSMGGVSGAFLLLPFQMSFLGFTSPAVSPTNLVFNIVAIPAGVWRYLREGRMVWPLTWVVIAGTLPGVVAGGFVRLEWLPDPGPFKAFVGCVLLYIGARMFWDLMAQRRKARAAQRQRTPMLEGQPASFIVEDCRLTPRRLSFRFAGQEYACSTVGIFGLSLAVGMVGGVYGIGGGAIVAPFFVAVFGLPVHAVAGAALMGTFVTSVVGVAFYQAVAPWYAGQMAVAPDWLLGALFGLGGVAGMYCGARLQRFVKPMWLKLMLGVILLIVAGKYVGGYLLN
- a CDS encoding 1-acyl-sn-glycerol-3-phosphate acyltransferase; amino-acid sequence: MSNPLSGAAHRLWLLWAYVYVLTMTAVFSTWAIILFLFDSTGRATHFYSAQIWARVLLWGCRVKADLIGAENLPPANRTEPLVLVCNHTSMFDILALLARLPVDFKFVVKAELGKVPLWGYAMKKAGYIFVERGTGGQAGVLMRQAVERIKGGSAVLFFAEGTRSADGRLGEFKRGAFVLASQAGADVLPIAIEGAAKVLAAKSLDIRPGHISVRVLPVVDDPAVKKNSKTLMAEVHRVLSDSLEQSRLAA
- the speB gene encoding agmatinase translates to MEPKRCKVLTFGGVKQPRIEDCRAAIIPAPLEVTVTYGEGAAQGPLAIISASANMELYDEVLDAVPMDHGIYTHSRVETSGALDISLARIKEAVTDELDNGRLPVVLGGEHTVTVGALRALVDHYGPTFTVLVLDAHLDMRDQYEGAKLSHATVSRRALDMGLDVRWVGARSCSEGEAVFIKEHGLKPMWAHQVHADPLWVDRALEGLSGPVYISLDVDGLDASLMPATGTPEPGGLDFVQVSNWLEAVCARHEVLGLDMVELAPLAGMTAPDFTAARLLYRALGLIFRGKK
- the speY gene encoding deoxyhypusine synthase is translated as MSRKLAGPAIAPRPLDKGLSTVQLVDNYFLAYNAARLREACQLWAKRMAAPDVTVGLTLTGALTPAGLGPSCLVPLVRRGLVDFIISTGANLYHDAHFALGLSLHRSSPFADDTALREKGLVRIYDIVMDYTVLLKTDSFFREMMQAPEFQRPLGTAEFHYLAGKYLAERQRILGGGDSSLLAACHEMEVPVYAASPGDSSIGMNAAALALKGSGFAWDVNRDVNETAGLVLRAKRGGGKTGVAILGGGAPKNFMLQTEPHIQEVLGIDEKGHDYFLQITDARPDTGGLSGATPSEAVSWGKVDPEGLPGTVVCYTDTTIALPVITSYLFEAVGSREPKRLYAHRDEALELLRQEAG
- a CDS encoding YkgJ family cysteine cluster protein; translation: MIEAGGDLGGRRLSVDEPFCFACRPGLACFNSCCRDKRLPLLPYDFLRLRTALGRPAAEVLAEHVELEADPVSGWPALRIRLTPEGVCPFVSEQGCAVYAHRPTCCRIYPLARAVQPGKGGRPPREVFLRGETPGCLGWDQPDELTIETWIEDQGLAPYQAANNQALGLFMHPARKGKVSLNDQQTHAFISALYNLEAFRPLAASPGFGDKFGFDGERVAEALEDEEKLLALGVDWLVKVLFG